From the Solanum lycopersicum chromosome 10, SLM_r2.1 genome, one window contains:
- the LOC101256934 gene encoding putative receptor-like protein kinase At3g47110, with amino-acid sequence MRQWYLTSNSKWLLLLYFQYSIIVMSIAISGLESTDQLALQDLKSRITEDPLHVMASWNDHSSHFCNWTGVTCSPGNGRVTFLDLSSRQLAGTIPSSMGNLSFLTGIDLGNNSFRGEIPQAIGRLLQLQHLNASYNYFSGKIPTNLTYCKELRVLDLQFNELVGKIVDQLSSLSKLYLFKLKRNSLGGNIPRWLGNFSSLEFFDISGNSLQGPIPEELGRLTKLLVFHVNSNELSGTIPPSILNISSIYYFSATQNILHGQLPADVGLTLPNLEVFAGAVNSFTGPIPVSLANASKLRVIDFSQNKLTGDVPTSFGKLETLVRLNFEANRLGGRGSYEGLKFLDSLTNCTHLMVLSFATNNFRGELPYSITNLSTVLEIFSLGQNRLHGTLPAGIDNLISLTLLGMDGNYLNGSVPESIGKLEYLERLYLNGNAFSGKIPSSIGNLSLLNTLNLDENRLEGSIPPELGKCKFLSTLNLTRNNLVGSIPKEVAGLSSLSISLSLGSNSLTGSLPKELDQLINLEELDLSQNKISGEIPSTLSNCLHLERVYISNNLLQGTIPQSFMSLKGLEEIDFSRNNLSGEIPEFLGELSYLRKLDLSFNEFEGEVPNEGVFSNTSAISIKGNRKLCGGVSDLHLPECSKAPKHLNSRVWIAVSVPVALLALVLCCCGGYYRIRNSRKAHPWIEQLAQIPRTTYREILRATDGFSEANLVGTGSFGSVYKAHFHGEETIMAVKVLNLQQRGALKSFLDECRALRNIRHRNLLKIKTACSSIDHQGNDFKCLVFEFMSNGNLHDWLHPENDDQQHQTNKLTIIQRLNIAIDVASALDYLHNNCQTPIVHCDLKPSNILLDEDMSAHVGDFGLATFLLDTSSNSWSHQISAALKGSIGYIPTEYGSGGQPSTLGDVYSFGIVLLELFICKRPTDAIFNESLNIHKYVSTALPEHVMEIVDPLLLLAEEEQNINQDQARRVEECLLSVLEIGLTCSASSSRDRAPIDTILSKLQAIRESFLTRR; translated from the exons ATGAGGCAGTGGTATCTAACATCCAATTCCAAATGGCTTTTGTTGTTATACTTCCAGTACTCAATTATTGTTATGTCCATTGCAATATCAGGTCTCGAATCGACTGATCAATTAGCATTACAAGACTTGAAAAGCAGAATAACAGAGGATCCACTTCATGTCATGGCTTCTTGGAATGATCATTCTTCCCATTTCTGCAACTGGACTGGTGTAACATGTAGTCCAGGAAATGGAAGAGTTACGTTTCTTGATTTGAGTTCACGACAACTTGCTGGAACCATACCGTCTTCCATGGGTAATCTCAGTTTCCTTACAGGTATTGATCTTGGAAACAATAGTTTCCGCGGTGAAATTCCTCAAGCTATAGGCCGCCTGTTGCAGCTACAACATTTAAATGCTAGTTACAATTATTTTAGTGGGAAAATTCCTACTAATTTAACTTACTGTAAGGAACTAAGAGTACTTGATCTACAATTTAATGAACTTGTTGGGAAAATTGTGGATCAACTAAGTTCATTGTCGAAGCTGTATTTGTTTAAACTGAAAAGGAACTCACTCGGAGGAAACATCCCCCGTTGGTTAGGGAACTTTTCATCTTTAGAGTTTTTTGACATTTCGGGTAATAGTCTACAAGGACCAATACCTGAGGAACTTGGGCGTCTAACGAAGTTGTTAGTGTTTCATGTGAACTCTAACGAACTATCTGGTACAATCCCTCCATCGATTCTCAATATTTCCTCCATATACTATTTCTCTGCTACACAAAATATACTGCATGGACAACTTCCAGCAGATGTAGGCCTCACTCTTCCAAACCTTGAAGTATTTGCTGGTGCTGTCAACAGCTTTACCGGACCTATTCCTGTTTCACTAGCTAATGCTTCTAAGCTTCGCGTGATTGATTTTTCCCAAAATAAACTTACTGGGGATGTGCCAACTAGTTTTGGAAAGTTGGAAACGTTGGTTAGGCTTAACTTTGAGGCGAATAGACTAGGTGGGAGGGGAAGTTATGAGGGCTTGAAATTTCTTGATTCCCTAACTAATTGTACACATCTGATGGTACTGAGTTTCGCCACCAATAACTTTAGGGGAGAATTGCCTTACTCAATCACTAATCTTTCAACTGTACTTGAGATTTTCTCTCTAGGTCAAAATAGGCTGCATGGTACTCTTCCAGCTGGAATAGACAACCTGATTAGTTTGACGCTACTAGGAATGGACGGAAACTACCTCAATGGGAGTGTGCCTGAATCTATAGGTAAGCTTGAATATCTTGAACGTCTCTATTTGAACGGAAATGCATTTTCTGGGAAGATACCATCCTCTATTGGTAACTTGTCATTGTTAAATACTCTAAATCTGGACGAAAATAGACTAGAAGGAAGCATACCTCCGGAGTTGGGGAAGTGTAAGTTCTTGTCAACGTTAAACCTTACCAGAAATAATCTCGTTGGCTCCATACCAAAAGAGGTTGCAGGATTATCTTCCCTTTCAATTTCTTTATCATTGGGAAGTAATTCTTTGACTGGATCCCTGCCAAAAGAACTTGATCAGTTGATAAATCTCGAGGAATTGGATTTATCACAGAACAAGATATCTGGTGAGATTCCAAGCACCCTCAGCAATTGCCTCCACTTAGAGCGTGTATATATTAGTAATAATCTCTTACAAGGAACCATTCCTCAATCCTTTATGAGTTTAAAAGGATTGGAAGAGATAGATTTTTCGCGGAACAACTTGTCAGGGGAAATACCTGAGTTTCTTGGGGAACTTTCATATCTCAGAAAACTGGACCTTTCATTCAATGAATTTGAAGGTGAGGTGCCAAATGAAGGGGTCTTTTCCAATACAAGTGCAATTTCAATCAAAGGAAACAGGAAACTTTGTGGAGGTGTCTCCGACTTGCATTTGCCTGAATGCTCCAAAGCTCCGAAGCACCTTAATTCAAGAGTGTGGATAGCTGTTAGTGTTCCTGTTGCACTCTTAGCTTTGGTGCTATGTTGTTGTGGTGGTTATTACAGGATCAGAAACTCAAGAAAGGCACACCCTTGGATCGAACAGCTAGCCCAGATACCAAGAACTACATATCGAGAAATACTTAGAGCAACGGATGGTTTCTCTGAGGCTAACTTGGTAGGTACAGGAAGTTTTGGTTCAGTATATAAAGCGCATTTCCATGGTGAGGAAACAATAATGGCAGTGAAAGTGTTGAACTTACAACAAAGAGGGGCCTTGAAGAGCTTCCTGGATGAATGTAGAGCTTTAAGAAATATAAGGCATCGTAATCTTCTCAAAATCAAGACTGCTTGTTCGAGCATTGATCACCAAGGTAATGACTTCAAATGCCTAGTTTTTGAGTTCATGAGTAACGGAAACCTACACGATTGGTTGCATCCAGAAAATGATGACCAGCAACACCAAACAAACAAGCTGACCATTATCCAAAGACTAAACATTGCCATAGATGTTGCTTCTGCACTCGACTATCTCCACAACAACTGTCAAACACCGATAGTTCATTGTGATCTAAAACCAAGCAACATACTCCTCGATGAAGATATGTCTGCCCATGTTGGTGACTTTGGATTAGCAACATTTCTCCTCGACACATCAAGTAATTCTTGGAGCCATCAGATTTCTGCAGCACTAAAGGGTTCTATAGGTTACATCCCAACAG AGTACGGATCAGGCGGCCAACCATCCACACTTGGAGATGTTTACAGCTTTGGAATAGTGTTGTTAGAGTTGTTCATCTGTAAAAGACCAACTGATGCAATTTTCAACGAGAGTCTAAACATTCACAAGTATGTTTCAACAGCTTTGCCTGAACATGTTATGGAGATTGTAGACCCCTTATTGCTCTTGGCAGAGGAAGAGCAAAACATCAATCAAGATCAAGCAAGAAGAGTGGAAGAATGTCTACTCTCGGTTTTGGAAATCGGGCTTACATGTTCTGCATCATCATCTAGAGATAGAGCACCAATAGACACTATTTTAAGCAAACTTCAAGCAATCCGCGAATCCTTCCTTACAAGGAGatga
- the LOC101243841 gene encoding E3 ubiquitin-protein ligase AIRP2: protein MRKSFKDSLKALEADIQHANTLASDYPKEYDGASLQMRLSYSHCAHIFLFLVQWTDCHFAGALGLLRIHIYKAYEDGNTSMYIHERKASIKQFYGVIFPSLLQLQRGITDIDDRKQRELCATKYRRGDETSKGKLSEIEIEREEECGICMEMNTKVVLPSCNHSLCLKCYRNWRARSQSCPFCRDSLKRMDSGELWIYTNICDIKDLSTITRENMTTLLMYIDKLPAVYPDPVCSSELLI, encoded by the exons ATGAGGAAGTCTTTTAAAGATTCACTCAAAGCACTTGAAGCTGATATTCAGCATGCTAATACTCT GGCTTCGGATTATCCAAAAGAATATGATGGTGCTAGCCTTCAGATGAGACTATCGTACAGTCACTGTGCTCATATATTTCTGTTTCTTGTTCAGTGGACTGACTGTCACTTTGCTGGTGCTCTAGGATTGCTTAGGATCCATATTTATAAG GCTTATGAGGATGGTAACACAAGCATGTATATTCATGAGAGAAAAGCTAGTATAAAACAGTTCTATG GGGTGATATTTCCCTCTTTGTTGCAACTTCAAAGGGGAAtcactgacattgatgataggAAGCAACGAGAGTTGTGTGCAACCAAATACAGAAGAGGAGATGAGACGAGCAAAGGTAAGCTGTCTGAAATCGAAATAGAGAGGGAGGAGGAATGCGGTATCTGCATGGAGATGAATACAAAGGTTGTGTTGCCCTCCTGCAATCACTCTTTATGCCTGAAGTGTTATAGAAATTG GCGTGCCCGATCTCAGTCATGCCCTTTCTGTCGAGATAGTCTCAAAAGGATGGATTCCGGAGAGCTTTGGATATACACCAACATATGTGACATCAAAGACTTGTCCACTATAACGAGGGAAAATATGACGACACTTCTCATGTACATCGATAAATTGCCTGCCGTCTATCCAGATCCAGTCTGCTCATCCgaattattgatataa
- the LOC101249721 gene encoding dehydrodolichyl diphosphate synthase CPT5, chloroplastic, with product MAFSFQLQQVFPFPVKFCSQPKSIKLQIFPNLTKRLPIHPLASAQNNATSNIDHNYIAMDESSINEEEVPLPTELSRELMPKHIAVIMDGNRRWAKRRGLPVALGYAAGIRVLRNFVKLSYNWGISALTLFAFSSENWFRPKAEVDLLMGLFDKVLKDELENLARTGIRLSIIGDASQLPKSLQDLIDKAVMATKANSRLHILVAINYSGQYDVVQACQTIAQRVKDGNIEPEDINSLLVEQELQTKCTEFPSPDLLIRTSGELRLSNFLLWQLAYTELFFSHSQWPDFGEAEFLEALCSFQQRQRRYGGQSS from the exons ATGGCGTTTTCATTTCAGCTCCAACAAGTCTTCCCTTTCCCTGTTAAATTTTGTTCCCAACCAAAatcaataaaacttcaaattttcccCAATTTAACGAAAAGACTGCCAATTCATCCACTTGCCTCTGCGCAAAACAACGCCACCAGCAACATTGACCACAATTATATCGCCATGGACGAGAGTTCAATCAATGAAGAAGAAGTGCCGTTGCCTACAGAATTGAGCAGAGAACTGATGCCGAAACATATCGCGGTGATAATGGATGGGAATAGAAGGTGGGCAAAGAGGAGAGGATTACCGGTTGCGTTAGGTTACGCAGCCGGTATTCGAGTTCTTAGGAACTTTGTTAAGCTCAGCTACAATTGGGGAATTTCTGCTCTTACTCTATTTGCTTTTTCCTCTGAAAATTGGTTCCGTCCTAAA GCGGAAGTTGATCTTTTGATGGGCTTATTCGATAAAGTACTGAAAGATGAACTTGAAAATCTTGCCAG AACAGGGATTCGATTGTCTATAATCGGAGACGCGAGTCAGCTCCCCAAGTCATTGCAGGACTTAATAGATAAAGCAGTAATGGCTACAAAAGCAAACTCCCGACTTCATATCCTTGTTGCAATTAACTATAGTGGACAGTATGATGTTGTACAAGCTTGTCAAACCATTGCTCAAAGAGTGAAGGATGGCAATATCGAACCCGAAGACATTAATAGTTTACTAGTAGAACAGGAATTACAAACAAAATGTACTGAATTTCCAAGTCCTGATTTACTTATAAGGACTAGCGGAGAGTTGAGACTTAGCAATTTCTTACTTTGGCAGTTGGCTTATACTGAACTCTTCTTTTCTCATTCACAATGGCCTGATTTTGGTGAAGCTGAGTTTTTAGAGGCTTTATGTTCTTTTCAGCAAAGACAGAGGCGCTATGGCGGACAGAGTTCCTAG
- the CPT4 gene encoding cis-prenyltransferase 4, chloroplastic isoform X1, with protein MAFSLQLQQIFVSYTRFCSQPKSITNPLISLKLPSIHPLAFAQNAAVSNIDTGVAAIDGSAEEVSLPPQLRRELMPKHVALIMDGNRRWAKMRGLPVALGYEAGIRAVRKIIELCGNWGIMVLTLFAFSSDNWLRPKVEVDILMSLFERALNDELENFAREGIRISIIGDSINYSGQHDVVQACQTIAQKVKDDIIETKDINSFLIEQELQTNCIDFPCPDLLIRTSGELRLSNFLLWQLAYSELFFSHSHWPDFGEAEFLEALCSFQQRQRRYGRQSS; from the exons ATGGCGTTCTCACTCCAGCTCCAGCAAATCTTCGTTTCGTACACTAGATTTTGCTCTCAACCAAAATCAATAACTAATCCTCTAATCTCCCTCAAATTACCGTCGATTCATCCACTCGCCTTTGCTCAAAATGCCGCCGTCAGCAACATTGACACCGGCGTCGCCGCCATTGACGGTTCAGCTGAGGAAGTATCTTTACCTCCACAGCTCAGGCGAGAACTGATGCCGAAACATGTTGCGTTGATAATGGACGGGAATAGAAGGTGGGCTAAAATGAGAGGATTGCCGGTTGCCTTAGGTTATGAAGCTGGTATTCGAGCTGTTAGGAAGATTATTGAGCTGTGTGGAAATTGGGGAATTATGGTTCTTACTTTGTTTGCCTTTTCCTCTGATAATTGGTTACGTCCTAAA GTGGAAGTTGATATTTTGATGAGCTTATTCGAAAGAGCTCTGAATGATGAGCTTGAAAATTTTGCCAG AGAAGGGATTCGAATATCTATAATTGGAGACTCCA TTAACTATAGTGGACAGCATGATGTTGTACAAGCTTGTCAAACGATCGCTCAAAAAGTGAAGGATGACATTATCGAAACCAAAgacattaatagtttcctaaTAGAGCAGGAATTACAAACAAACTGTATCGATTTCCCTTGTCCTGATTTGCTTATAAGGACTAGTGGGGAGCTAAGGCTTAGCAATTTCTTACTCTGGCAGTTGGCTTATTCTGAACTGTTCTTTTCACATTCACATTGGCCCGACTTTGGAGAAGCTGAATTTTTAGAGGCTTTGTGTTCCTTTCAACAAAGGCAGAGACGCTACGGTAGACAGAGCTCCTAG
- the CPT4 gene encoding cis-prenyltransferase 4, chloroplastic: protein MAFSLQLQQIFVSYTRFCSQPKSITNPLISLKLPSIHPLAFAQNAAVSNIDTGVAAIDGSAEEVSLPPQLRRELMPKHVALIMDGNRRWAKMRGLPVALGYEAGIRAVRKIIELCGNWGIMVLTLFAFSSDNWLRPKVEVDILMSLFERALNDELENFAREGIRISIIGDSSKLPKSLQDLIAKAVKTTKENSRLHLVVAVNYSGQHDVVQACQTIAQKVKDDIIETKDINSFLIEQELQTNCIDFPCPDLLIRTSGELRLSNFLLWQLAYSELFFSHSHWPDFGEAEFLEALCSFQQRQRRYGRQSS from the exons ATGGCGTTCTCACTCCAGCTCCAGCAAATCTTCGTTTCGTACACTAGATTTTGCTCTCAACCAAAATCAATAACTAATCCTCTAATCTCCCTCAAATTACCGTCGATTCATCCACTCGCCTTTGCTCAAAATGCCGCCGTCAGCAACATTGACACCGGCGTCGCCGCCATTGACGGTTCAGCTGAGGAAGTATCTTTACCTCCACAGCTCAGGCGAGAACTGATGCCGAAACATGTTGCGTTGATAATGGACGGGAATAGAAGGTGGGCTAAAATGAGAGGATTGCCGGTTGCCTTAGGTTATGAAGCTGGTATTCGAGCTGTTAGGAAGATTATTGAGCTGTGTGGAAATTGGGGAATTATGGTTCTTACTTTGTTTGCCTTTTCCTCTGATAATTGGTTACGTCCTAAA GTGGAAGTTGATATTTTGATGAGCTTATTCGAAAGAGCTCTGAATGATGAGCTTGAAAATTTTGCCAG AGAAGGGATTCGAATATCTATAATTGGAGACTCCAGTAAGCTCCCGAAGTCATTGCAGGACTTAATAGCTAAAGCTGTAAAGACTACAAAGGAAAATTCACGACTTCACCTCGTTGTTGCAGTTAACTATAGTGGACAGCATGATGTTGTACAAGCTTGTCAAACGATCGCTCAAAAAGTGAAGGATGACATTATCGAAACCAAAgacattaatagtttcctaaTAGAGCAGGAATTACAAACAAACTGTATCGATTTCCCTTGTCCTGATTTGCTTATAAGGACTAGTGGGGAGCTAAGGCTTAGCAATTTCTTACTCTGGCAGTTGGCTTATTCTGAACTGTTCTTTTCACATTCACATTGGCCCGACTTTGGAGAAGCTGAATTTTTAGAGGCTTTGTGTTCCTTTCAACAAAGGCAGAGACGCTACGGTAGACAGAGCTCCTAG
- the LOC101263955 gene encoding uncharacterized protein codes for METALFSPSSLFGGSDSNSSDEENTDAQQNFVERRHQFPEMELLIQEFSFHQMNANLLWPGTFAFAEWLAQHTSWLRGRRIIELGSGTGALAIFLSKSYQLDITTSDYDDPDIEENIAHNCQANGVSPALPHIRHSWGDVFPLADPDWDLIIASDILLYVKQYENLVKTLCFLLKSYKPKVNETGSGISEEKDTCPLPRPAFLMSWRRRIGKEDESLFFTGCVKAGLEVNHLGSRVYCIKPKETSATEAVSESLGN; via the exons ATGGAGACTGCTCTGTTTTCTCCTTCTTCCTTGTTCGGCGGCAGTGATAGCAACTCCTCCg ATGAAGAGAACACGGATGCTCAGCAAAATTTTGTGGAGAGGAGGCACCAGTTCCCTGAAATG GAGTTGCTCATCCAAGAATTTTCTTTTCACCAGATGAATGCTAATTTACTTTGGCCTGGGACATTTGCATTTGCGGAATGGCTTGCGCAACATACGTCCTGGTTAAGAGGGCGTCGCATAATTGAGCTAGGCAG TGGAACTGGAGCTTTGGCTATATTCTTGAGCAAATCATATCAACTTGATATTACAACGTCGGACTATGATGATCCTGATATTGAAGAGAACATAGCTCATAATTGCCAGGCAAATGGTGTTTCACCTGCCCTTCCTCACATAAGGC ATTCATGGGGAGATGTGTTTCCATTAGCTGATCCTGATTGGGACCTCATAATTGCAAGTGATATCTTACTAT ATGTAAAACAATATGAGAACTTGGTAAAGACACTATGCTTTCTCTTGAAATCCTACAAGCCAAAAGTTAACGAAACTGGTTCTGGAATTAGTGAAGAAAAAG ATACATGTCCTTTGCCTCGGCCAGCTTTCTTGATGAGCTGGAGGCGCAGGATAGGGAAAGAAGACGAGTCACTCTTCTTCACAGGATGTGTAAAGGCCGGTCTTGAAGTAAACCATTTGGGATCTCGTGTGTATTGCATTAAGCCCAAAGAAACCAGCGCCACTGAAGCAGTATCAGAGAGCTTAGGGAACTGA
- the LOC101257230 gene encoding GDSL esterase/lipase WDL1-like, whose protein sequence is MSESKVGPNRPLFVLFGSSIVQLSYFFDGWGAYLTGRYARKADISLRGYGGWTSRNALQILSKVFPPNDKIQPSLVILYFGGNDSTDPDFPNSPNVPIDEYVENMRKIILHIKGLSKNTRVIMLTAPAVNEEQIIKYYGSNLGRTNERGRIYSEAGIKLAQELGLKYIDFWSALQEPSDWLDTVFWDGMHLTKRGSEIVSEKITKVIKEANWEPTLDWEEMPDEFDGIQPHDFYYEKVMEGINRITGISDSCQVKLE, encoded by the exons atgagtGAGTCAAAGGTAGGACCAAATCGTCCATTGTTCGTTCTATTTGGTTCATCAATTGTGCAGctaagttatttttttgatgGCTGGGGCGCTTATCTTACTGGTCGCTATGCTCGTAAG gcCGATATATCACTTCGTGGATATGGTGGTTGGACCTCAAGAAATGCTCTTCAAATTTTGAGCAAAGTCTTTCCACCG AATGATAAAATTCAGCCTTCTCTAGTCATACTTTATTTTGGTGGAAATGATTCAACAGATCCTGATTTTCCTAATAGCCCTAATGTCCCTATTGATGAATATGTTGAAAATATGAGGAAAATTATTCTTCATATCaag GGCCTTTCCAAAAACACACGTGTAATTATGTTAACCGCTCCTGCGGTGAACGAGGaacaaattattaaatattatgg gagTAATTTAGGTAGAACAAATGAGAGAGGTCGTATATACTCAGAAGCTGGTATCAAATTGGCCCAAGAACTAGGCTTGAAGTATATTGATTTTTGGTCAGCCCTCCAGGAACCTTCTGATTGGTTGGATACAGTCTTCTG GGATGGAATGCATTTAACGAAAAGGGGAAGTGAGATTGTGTCTGAAAAAATCACAAAGGTAATCAAAGAGGCAAATTGGGAGCCAACCCTAGATTGGGAAGAAATGCCTGATGAGTTTGATGGGATTCAGCCTCATGATTTTTACTATGAGAAGGTGATGGAGGGTATTAACAGAATAACGGGAATTTCTGATTCATGTCAAGTTAAATtagaataa
- the LOC101262577 gene encoding PHD finger protein ALFIN-LIKE 2 codes for MASISSTPRTVEEIFKDYSARRAGILRALTYDVEEFSHMCDPEKENLCLYGHPNETWEVNLPADEVPPELPEPALGINFARDGMNRIDWLSLVAVHSDCWLLSVAYFFGARLNKNERKRLHSLINDLPTVFEVIAERRPIKDKPSAENGSKSRGSIQRTSDVQSKSTAKLADESCDEDEEEHGETLCGCCDGHYNADEFWIGCDICEKWFHGKCVKITPAKAEGIKQYKCPACNLKRHRP; via the exons ATGGCTTCAATTTCTTCTACTCCAAGGACTGTAGAAGAGATCTTCAAAGATTATAGTGCTCGTCGTGCTGGGATACTTCGTGCTTTAACTTATG ATGTGGAAGAGTTTTCTCATATGTGTGATCCAg AAAAGGAAAATTTGTGTCTGTATGGACATCCGAACGAAACATGGGAAGTCAATCTTCCAGCTGACGAAGTTCCACCTGAACTCCCAGAGCCAGCTCTTGGGATAAATTTTGCAAGGGATGGGATGAATCGTATAGATTGGCTTTCATTGGTTGCTGTGCATAGTGATTGTTGGTTGCTTTCTGTGGCTTACTTTTTTGGAGCTCGTCTTAACAAAAATGAAAG GAAGCGTCTGCACAGCTTGATCAACGATTTGCCCACTGTGTTTGAAGTCATAGCAGAAAGAAGGCCCATAAAAGACAAGCCTAGTGCAGAGAATGGGAGCAAATCCCGTGGTAGTATACAG AGGACAAGTGATGTTCAGTCTAAAAGCACTGCAAAGCTGGCAGATGAAAGTTGCGACGaggatgaagaagaacatgGTGAAACACTTTGCGGATGCTGTGATGGGCATTACAATGCTGATGAATTTTGGATTGGTTGTGATATCTGCGAGAAATGGTTCCATGGTAAGTGCGTGAAGATAACACCTGCTAAAGCTGAAGGTATAAAGCAGTATAAATGCCCTGCATGTAACTTGAAGCGGCACCGACCATAG
- the LOC101246681 gene encoding jasmonate-induced oxygenase 1-like, whose amino-acid sequence MSFLQSWSEPIVRVQSLSESDIQKIPNCFVKPPSNIPFNIMDTKITTSVNLPLIDLENLNSSNEFVRKETIDVIFNACREWGFFQVANHGISHELMEKTRTNWYEFFQLSLEEKQKFANSPATYEGYGSRIGTEIGAKLDWCDYFFLHYLPEELRDENKWPRIPISCRNLISEYGQELVKLSKRLTTILSIGLGLNEDYIHQSFGGNNETSACLRVNFYPKCPQPELTHGLSPHSDPGGITLLLPDPDIPGLQIRHGNNWLTVNPIPNAFIVNIGDQVQVLSNAIYKSVEHRVIVNSKKERLSLAFFYNPGGDKLIKPANQLVTKDCPALYSPMTFNEYRSFIRTKGLTGKYQIESLKSPK is encoded by the exons atgagttTTTTACAAAGTTGGTCTGAGCCAATAGTTCGTGTTCAATCTTTGTCCGAAAGCGATATTCAAAAAATCCCTAATTGTTTCGTAAAACCACCTTCGAACATACCATTTAATATCATGGATACGAAAATAACAACATCAGTTAACTTACCATTAATTGATCTCGAAAATCTTAATTCCTCAAATGAGTTTGTTCGCAAGGAAACAATTGACGTGATTTTCAATGCGTGTAGGGAGTGGGGTTTCTTTCAAGTGGCTAACCACGGGATTAGCCACGAGCTGATGGAGAAAACTCGTACTAATTGGTACGAGTTTTTTCAACTTTCACTTGAGGAAAAGCAAAAGTTTGCGAATTCGCCAGCGACTTATGAAGGATATGGGAGTCGTATTGGTACGGAGATTGGTGCTAAATTGGATTGGTGTGattatttctttcttcattatctTCCCGAAGAGTTAAGGGATGAGAATAAATGGCCTCGTATTCCGATTTCATGCag GAATTTGATCTCCGAATATGGTCAAGAATTAGTGAAATTAAGCAAAAGATTAACTACGATTTTATCGATAGGCCTTGGATTAAATGAGGATTATATACACCAAAGTTTTGGAGGAAATAATGAAACAAGTGCATGCTTAAGGGTAAATTTTTACCCAAAATGCCCTCAGCCGGAACTTACACACGGCCTCTCTCCCCACTCCGACCCTGGTGGCATCACCCTTCTCCTCCCCGACCCCGATATCCCCGGCCTCCAAATCCGTCATGGCAATAACTGGTTAACTGTTAATCCGATTCCCAATGCCTTCATTGTCAATATCGGAGATCAAGTTCAG GTGTTGAGTAATGCAATATACAAGAGTGTAGAGCACAGAGTAATCGTGAATTCGAAAAAAGAGAGATTGTCCTTGGCATTCTTTTATAATCCTGGAGGTGACAAACTCATCAAGCCTGCAAATCAACTTGTTACAAAAGATTGTCCTGCTTTATATTCTCCAATGACCTTTAATGAGTATAGATCTTTCATTAGAACAAAAGGTCTTACTGGAAAATATCAAATTGAATCACTTAAgtcccctaaataa